The DNA segment GGTGCAATTTGACACCGCCCAGGCCGATCTTATGAACACCATCGAAACCATCTTTCTAGATCGCCTCTTCAACCCGCCCGGCACAGACGAACTCCTCCGCACAACAAAAGCCAACACCCGCGACCTCACCCAGGCCCTCAACACCCTCGCCCAGCACAAAAAGCTCGTCCGCATAGACTCGAAGATCACCTTTCACACCGCTGCCGTTGAAAAGGCAAAAGAACTCCTCATCGCGGACCTCCAGGAAAACGGCCGATTCGAAAGCGTCCGCTTCAAGTACCTCCTCGACACCTCGCGCAAATACGCTCTGCCCCTGCTCGACTTCTTCGACGACATAGGCCTGACCCGCCGCGACGGCAACACCCGCTACCTCAAAAATGGCTGAATGACTTCCTCTACATGATCATGCTGGGTGATTCTACGAGATCATAGATCAAACTTGAGTTCGCTAGGTATCTATGGTACAATTAGGAATAAAAGGCGAGGAGCCTTATGAAAACAGAAATTTCATTTAGCTTTTAGGAGGTAGAGAAAATGAAAAGAACCGCACTCACCCTGATCGTTGCCCTGTTACTTTGTACATCCACATCCTTCGCTGCACTGAATGCCTACCTGCGAGCCACCGGCGAAACACAGGGAAATATTGCAGGCTCGGTAACAGAGCCCGGGCTCGAAGGCTCAATCGCAGTCATAGGCTCCATCCATGAAGTCGTGAGCCCGCGCGATGCAGCAAGCGGCCTGCCGACAGGCAAACGCCAGCACAAACCCTTCAAAATCACCAAAACGGTCGATAAAGCCAGCCCGCTGCTTGCCAATTCTCTCACCAGCGGCGAGCATTTCACCCAGTTCGAACTGCAATACTGGCAGCCCGCCCCGGACGGAACCCAGATACTGGCCTACACTATAAGATTGCACAATGCTCAGGTTTGCGGCATAAAGCAGCAAATCAGCGATACTTTCACCGAGCAGGTATCTCTGACTTATGACAGCATCGAATGGATATGGGAACCCGAAGCCATCGCAGCTCAGGACGATTGGGACTATCAGTCGAGCGATATAAGGCTTACCGACCTCAGCGGTGACGGCATCGTCGACATAATCGACCTGGCGATCCTCGCAAGCGATTGGCTCGAAAGAACAGAACCCGCTCAATAATACAAACTCCGTTGGTCTACACAACTTCAAACCTTGGTATGTAAACAAACCGCACAATCCTGCGCACCGCTTATTTTGCGCGCAAACCTAAGGAATTTCCCGATACCATATAAGGTTGCATTTTCCCAACCTGAGCCCTTAAAGTAAGATATGT comes from the Anaerohalosphaera lusitana genome and includes:
- the tssD gene encoding type VI secretion system tube protein TssD, with protein sequence MKRTALTLIVALLLCTSTSFAALNAYLRATGETQGNIAGSVTEPGLEGSIAVIGSIHEVVSPRDAASGLPTGKRQHKPFKITKTVDKASPLLANSLTSGEHFTQFELQYWQPAPDGTQILAYTIRLHNAQVCGIKQQISDTFTEQVSLTYDSIEWIWEPEAIAAQDDWDYQSSDIRLTDLSGDGIVDIIDLAILASDWLERTEPAQ